From the genome of Muricauda sp. SCSIO 64092, one region includes:
- a CDS encoding ABC transporter permease, with protein MSYNDLKTVIRLFFKHKFVFSLCIIGLSAGFAVFITVFMHYRFEHSYDKMHSKANNIYRMHAIYGTDDGYISTYATTDNGYGPSLKEELPEVLDYVRMLVYQSERVVGHARENGSVLKYREPHIFMVDSTFFSFFDYPLKVGAKHEVLNKPNTMVISESAAKKYFGNENPLGKVLTISTTGNPFECEITGVFYDIPKNSNLQFNFLVSMETLKQGWPDLDNSWNYAISYTYLHMVENIDIEKMEDRIMEVFFQRSGVVPNGDLSFDMELVHFPEIHLNEPLQWEHEKKGNRAETKYLLTITFIIILISWLNYINISTSLATKRNTTTRIKSILGAGKFQITFHFVAEAFLVNLVSLCLSLLIVLFASRLINTYFGHGGLGFIFNDGPIVWVLIGIVVIGTLLSGIASTIFFFVNNPNYLLNPNSKSSGSRFKQVMVVAQFITVVVLLIGTIMVYKQVKFLRSQEVGIDLDQTLVLKAPIGSDASPKGLYRFRELLADNASIIHVSAGSDIPGQFMDMGYMVDRVDVDPPIHEITDGGYIDFDYVETLGLEMVAGIDFDGTSNPLNKVLINEEMARLLNFESPDDAVGKHIQLPELYQKEKVTVIGVLKNYRQQSPTHNFKPVFFYCTKTDWGRYNYFVVRYHGKTEEVVTYLNDKWIEAYPTSSFDHYFLNDHYGQQYNGNVRFGKLFTTLCILAVLIAVLGLLGLSIHASQQRIKEIGVRKVNGAKVSEVLVLLNKDFAKWMVSAVLVGSVLAYFLVQSWLENFALQTDISWWVFMLAGILTLVIGLVTVSWQSWKAARVNPVMALRHE; from the coding sequence ATGTCCTACAATGATTTAAAAACGGTAATTCGGCTTTTCTTTAAGCACAAATTTGTCTTTTCACTGTGCATTATTGGGTTAAGTGCAGGCTTTGCGGTATTTATTACGGTTTTCATGCACTATCGATTTGAACATAGCTATGATAAAATGCATTCCAAGGCCAACAACATCTATCGCATGCATGCCATTTATGGAACGGATGATGGCTATATCAGCACCTATGCGACTACTGATAATGGGTATGGCCCTTCCCTTAAGGAAGAACTACCGGAAGTTCTTGATTATGTTAGGATGCTTGTCTATCAATCAGAAAGGGTGGTTGGCCATGCCAGGGAAAACGGCTCAGTTTTAAAATACCGTGAGCCCCATATTTTTATGGTGGATTCCACCTTTTTTTCCTTTTTTGATTATCCGTTAAAGGTAGGGGCAAAACATGAGGTGCTGAACAAGCCCAATACCATGGTCATTTCCGAGAGTGCCGCCAAAAAGTATTTTGGAAATGAAAATCCATTGGGAAAAGTATTGACCATATCGACTACCGGTAATCCGTTTGAGTGTGAGATTACCGGTGTTTTTTATGATATCCCCAAGAATTCAAACTTGCAATTCAACTTTTTGGTGTCTATGGAAACCCTGAAACAGGGATGGCCGGATCTGGACAATTCTTGGAACTATGCCATTTCGTACACTTACCTGCACATGGTGGAAAATATCGACATTGAAAAAATGGAAGACCGTATTATGGAGGTGTTCTTTCAAAGAAGCGGTGTTGTTCCCAATGGGGATTTAAGCTTTGATATGGAATTGGTCCATTTCCCTGAAATCCATCTGAATGAACCCCTACAGTGGGAACACGAGAAAAAGGGAAATAGGGCGGAGACCAAATACCTCCTTACCATAACCTTTATTATCATACTTATCTCGTGGTTGAATTATATCAATATAAGCACCTCCTTGGCCACAAAACGAAACACCACCACACGCATAAAATCAATACTGGGAGCGGGAAAATTTCAAATCACTTTTCATTTTGTGGCCGAAGCCTTTTTAGTTAATCTGGTTTCCCTGTGCCTTTCCTTACTTATTGTTCTATTTGCTTCACGACTGATCAACACTTATTTTGGCCATGGAGGTTTGGGCTTCATTTTTAATGATGGACCCATTGTTTGGGTATTGATTGGCATTGTGGTTATTGGTACCTTATTATCTGGAATTGCCTCAACAATTTTCTTTTTTGTGAACAATCCAAACTATTTGTTGAATCCCAATTCAAAAAGTTCCGGTTCAAGATTCAAGCAGGTCATGGTGGTTGCCCAGTTTATAACAGTGGTGGTGCTGTTGATAGGTACCATAATGGTTTACAAACAAGTGAAATTTCTACGTTCACAGGAAGTCGGAATCGATCTAGATCAGACCCTTGTGTTGAAAGCACCAATTGGCAGTGATGCCAGTCCAAAAGGACTCTATCGATTTCGGGAATTACTTGCGGACAATGCATCAATAATCCATGTTTCGGCCGGCAGTGATATTCCCGGTCAATTTATGGATATGGGCTATATGGTGGACAGGGTGGATGTGGATCCCCCAATCCATGAAATAACCGATGGCGGATACATCGATTTCGATTATGTTGAAACACTCGGTCTTGAAATGGTGGCAGGAATTGATTTTGATGGCACATCAAATCCCTTGAACAAGGTACTGATCAATGAAGAAATGGCAAGGCTTTTAAATTTTGAAAGCCCCGATGATGCGGTTGGAAAACACATCCAGTTACCGGAACTTTATCAGAAGGAAAAGGTAACCGTAATTGGGGTTTTAAAGAATTATAGACAGCAATCCCCTACCCACAATTTTAAACCCGTTTTCTTCTATTGTACAAAAACCGATTGGGGACGGTACAATTACTTCGTTGTTCGTTATCATGGCAAAACTGAAGAAGTAGTTACTTATTTGAATGATAAATGGATAGAGGCCTATCCCACCAGTTCCTTTGATCATTATTTCCTCAATGATCATTATGGGCAACAATACAATGGCAATGTGCGTTTTGGGAAACTTTTCACCACCCTTTGCATCTTAGCGGTTTTAATTGCGGTATTGGGCTTACTGGGACTATCAATACATGCTTCCCAACAGCGTATTAAAGAAATAGGGGTTAGAAAGGTCAATGGCGCCAAGGTAAGTGAGGTACTGGTCTTATTGAATAAGGATTTTGCAAAATGGATGGTCTCCGCTGTTTTGGTCGGAAGTGTCTTGGCCTATTTTTTAGTTCAGAGTTGGCTTGAAAATTTTGCATTGCAAACAGACATCAGTTGGTGGGTTTTTATGCTGGCAGGGATACTCACCTTGGTCATAGGATTGGTAACCGTAAGTTGGCAGAGTTGGAAAGCTGCAAGGGTAAATCCTGTAATGGCATTACGACATGAATGA